The Lewinella sp. 4G2 nucleotide sequence TAGAGGAACCCGTACTACCAACCGTTCCGATCTGGGCACCGCGGGCGATCTCCTGTCCGCGCTTCACCTCGATCTTATCCATGTGCCCGTAGAGGCTTTCGAAACCGAAGCCGTGGTCGATGATGACCGTGTTGCCAAAGTCACCCTTGCGGCCGGCCCAGACAACTTTGCCCTTACCAGTTGACTGGATGGGCGTGCCTTTTTTACAGTTGAAGTCGATCCCGTAGTGCATCTTCTGCACCTTGTGGATGGGGTGGAGGCGGTACCCAAAACCAGAGAGGTTTTCAATCTTCCGGCTGTAAAGGTCGCGGCGGATGGGCTTGATGCTGGGGATGGCGGCCAGCATCTCTTCCTTCTGTTGAGCCATCACCATGATGCTATCGAGACTGCGGGATTGCAGGTCAAGCTGGTGCTTAAAGCGGTCCATTTTCTCGCGCATACCGGCGATCTGCTCGCCGCTCATGGGGAGGGAGCGCAGGTCTTCGTAGGAATCGTGACCACCACGGCCACCCTGCCATACGTCTTCGTCAATCGGCTCCATGCCAAAAACCACCCGGTGGGCGGAAGCATCGCGCTGTTGGATGTTTTCCAGGACGGACGTGTACAGGTCCAATTCCCCTTCCAGCTCCGCCAATTGGCTGCGGAGGATCTCATTCTCCTGCCGGGCCATCTTTTCCGATGGGCTGGGGTAGAAGTGGTGGATCAATACGGTAAAACCTGCGGCGACGAGCAGCGCCCCACAAAGCATGGTTCCGTAACGAAGGAGGGTGTAACGCAGCGGTTCAACCATCCGGTCATACTGCAACGTCTGTTTATTAAAGACGAACTTTTCGCGTCTCATAAAGTGTCAATTAGATGAAAAAGAACGACTCGGCTAAGTGATGATGAAAGCGAAAGTGAAAGACTGGAAAACGCATTGAGTGGCCGAACCGCCGCAACTAAAGTGGCCCAATCGCCTGAGCCTTAGTAACGTGGCGTAAAAGTACGCAGGGAAAAAACGCTCCAGGTGAATTTGAGTTGAAAACTTATCCACATTGAGCCTTATTTGGTGATTAAGTGCAATTAGATGGCGGTAATCACTAATTTGATGGCGCTATTTTGTGGCAATAAATTGTGTTTATTTGGAAAATTTACATATGATTTGTTGCGCAATGGTGTTTGATTTGTTGCCTCATACATCAGAAACAAGAAATGACTGTCAAGTCTTCCTTACAGCCATCTTAAGACCTGTTTGAGACATTTTCATTACTGAAACATCCGAA carries:
- a CDS encoding M23 family metallopeptidase, encoding MRREKFVFNKQTLQYDRMVEPLRYTLLRYGTMLCGALLVAAGFTVLIHHFYPSPSEKMARQENEILRSQLAELEGELDLYTSVLENIQQRDASAHRVVFGMEPIDEDVWQGGRGGHDSYEDLRSLPMSGEQIAGMREKMDRFKHQLDLQSRSLDSIMVMAQQKEEMLAAIPSIKPIRRDLYSRKIENLSGFGYRLHPIHKVQKMHYGIDFNCKKGTPIQSTGKGKVVWAGRKGDFGNTVIIDHGFGFESLYGHMDKIEVKRGQEIARGAQIGTVGSTGSSTGDHLHYEVRKNGVRVDPIQYCYDGLSTKEYAALVEASQQNNMSFDSH